From the genome of Pseudosulfitobacter sp. DSM 107133, one region includes:
- a CDS encoding IS630 family transposase, with translation MRRRREDWFTHRLPAIARMPERVVFLDETAVKTNLARLRGWAPRGERLTMDAPFGSWGTQTLIAGLTHESLIAPWVIKGAMDGPAFAAYVQKVLIPEIAPGTAVVLDNLATHHNKEAAAALKAHGCWFLYLPPYSPDLNPIELAFSKLKAHLRRISARSFTSVFEALGEICAMYSPQECTNYFQAAGYASG, from the coding sequence GTGAGGCGACGACGTGAGGACTGGTTCACACACCGTTTGCCAGCCATTGCGCGGATGCCGGAACGCGTTGTCTTTCTTGATGAAACAGCGGTCAAAACGAACCTCGCCCGGCTGCGCGGCTGGGCCCCGCGTGGCGAACGCCTGACGATGGATGCGCCCTTCGGCAGTTGGGGAACCCAAACCCTGATTGCGGGGCTAACACATGAGTCTCTGATCGCACCTTGGGTGATCAAAGGCGCGATGGATGGTCCTGCCTTCGCGGCCTATGTGCAAAAGGTCCTGATCCCTGAGATCGCGCCAGGCACAGCCGTGGTTCTCGACAACCTCGCGACGCATCACAACAAAGAAGCCGCTGCGGCGCTCAAGGCTCATGGATGCTGGTTCCTCTATCTGCCGCCATATTCGCCAGACCTGAACCCGATTGAGTTGGCTTTCTCCAAATTGAAGGCTCACCTCAGACGCATCAGTGCGCGATCATTCACCTCGGTGTTCGAAGCCCTTGGCGAAATCTGCGCAATGTACTCCCCGCAGGAGTGTACAAACTACTTTCAGGCTGCCGGATATGCCTCAGGTTAA
- a CDS encoding response regulator produces MMHILAVDDDPVILDLLRGSLTEEKNYLLTCAASAEEALDIVRESPRLFDCFLVDIMLPGVDGIEMCEMIRACAAYRSTPILMMTASREAGLMQRAFFAGATDYISKPLEGVELGARINSAGLLNASLLREREAQHTLGELTALVKVRFEEAFKLDVPGMSNLLEMENHLLRLQTGCYAMNLFSVEAQGMKTAHATVSAPAFRNAIEQLAEITLDSLNGFAAHVAYVGSGRFLGLTIGRRRLDLNKLRRTMTEDLKRNWDDETSQIKQPPKVRIDSVGNQRYWSGMSASEKLRETSLKTDPFRESVEEEETNLFAKFESYVDARD; encoded by the coding sequence ATGATGCATATCCTTGCTGTGGATGACGATCCGGTCATTCTGGACCTGCTACGCGGCAGCCTGACCGAAGAAAAAAACTACCTGCTGACCTGTGCCGCATCGGCCGAGGAAGCTTTGGACATTGTGCGCGAGTCGCCGCGGCTGTTTGATTGTTTCCTTGTGGACATCATGCTGCCGGGTGTTGACGGGATTGAAATGTGCGAAATGATCCGTGCCTGTGCCGCATATCGCAGCACGCCGATCCTGATGATGACGGCCAGCCGCGAAGCGGGCCTGATGCAGCGCGCGTTCTTCGCAGGTGCCACCGATTACATCTCGAAGCCGCTGGAAGGTGTCGAACTGGGCGCGCGGATCAACTCTGCGGGCCTGCTGAACGCCAGCCTTCTGCGCGAACGCGAAGCACAGCATACGCTGGGCGAGCTGACCGCATTGGTCAAGGTGCGCTTTGAAGAAGCGTTCAAGCTGGACGTGCCGGGCATGTCGAACTTGCTGGAAATGGAAAACCATCTGCTGCGTTTGCAAACCGGTTGCTATGCGATGAACCTGTTCAGTGTCGAAGCGCAGGGCATGAAAACCGCACACGCCACGGTGTCGGCCCCCGCCTTTCGCAATGCGATCGAACAGCTTGCCGAAATCACACTGGATTCACTGAACGGTTTTGCCGCGCATGTGGCCTATGTCGGATCGGGACGGTTCCTGGGCCTGACCATCGGGCGCAGACGTCTGGACCTGAACAAACTGCGACGCACCATGACGGAAGATCTGAAACGCAACTGGGACGATGAAACCAGCCAGATCAAGCAACCACCCAAGGTGCGCATAGATTCAGTGGGCAACCAACGCTATTGGTCAGGAATGTCGGCCAGCGAAAAGCTGCGTGAAACCAGCCTGAAAACCGACCCTTTCCGTGAAAGCGTGGAAGAAGAAGAAACCAACCTGTTCGCCAAATTTGAAAGCTATGTTGACGCACGCGACTAG
- a CDS encoding response regulator, which yields MRILAVDDDPIILELLTQFVAAIGEHELTTAESGPEALEVLKRPGAAPFDCFMLDIQMPQMDGIELMTRIRDMARYADTPVLMVTAMSEKRYIDAAFKAGATDYVTKPFEVNELRARVGMVEKLAATRQSRTKKIFAAKTVAAIPQTLELHEPLSVYDVDNVIDFIAMENYVAQLTRNALFGSTAFGFSIRNIEGFHAALNAFEFNSLITDVAEVISDTLASHQFLMSYGGDGTFVCVTESGWRPDPELLMDDVNLALSRMEMFNNAGEPLEPRVSTGDAVRMIWKSGNAVMDALGEAHSSAKDAAIKYERNRHDFWLTEPQRA from the coding sequence GTGCGTATTCTTGCTGTGGACGATGATCCCATCATTCTCGAGCTGTTAACGCAGTTTGTCGCGGCTATTGGCGAACACGAACTGACAACTGCTGAATCCGGCCCCGAAGCTCTGGAAGTTCTCAAGCGACCAGGCGCGGCACCGTTTGATTGTTTCATGCTGGATATCCAGATGCCGCAGATGGACGGCATTGAATTGATGACCCGTATCCGCGACATGGCACGCTATGCCGACACGCCGGTGCTGATGGTGACCGCCATGTCCGAAAAACGCTATATCGACGCCGCCTTCAAGGCTGGCGCCACCGACTATGTGACCAAGCCGTTTGAAGTGAACGAGCTGCGCGCGCGCGTCGGCATGGTCGAAAAACTGGCCGCCACGCGCCAATCCCGTACCAAGAAAATCTTTGCCGCCAAGACCGTCGCGGCGATCCCCCAGACGCTGGAGCTGCATGAACCGCTGTCCGTCTATGACGTGGACAACGTGATTGATTTCATTGCGATGGAAAACTATGTGGCCCAGCTGACGCGCAATGCGCTGTTCGGGTCCACTGCGTTCGGCTTTTCGATACGCAACATCGAGGGGTTTCATGCAGCGCTGAACGCCTTTGAATTCAACAGTCTGATCACGGATGTGGCCGAGGTGATCTCGGACACATTGGCATCGCATCAGTTCCTGATGTCCTATGGCGGCGACGGCACCTTTGTTTGTGTTACCGAAAGCGGCTGGCGGCCCGACCCCGAACTGCTGATGGACGATGTGAACCTTGCGCTGTCGCGCATGGAGATGTTCAACAACGCAGGCGAGCCACTGGAACCGCGCGTCAGCACCGGTGATGCAGTGCGCATGATCTGGAAAAGCGGAAACGCGGTGATGGATGCCTTGGGCGAAGCCCATTCCAGCGCCAAGGATGCGGCAATCAAATACGAACGCAACCGTCACGACTTTTGGCTGACCGAGCCGCAGCGCGCATAA
- a CDS encoding ATP-binding protein, whose translation MAQRLGALDRHAMVNIVNEKHQLSEVNDLFLERTGYTRDELVGEQVLKIYDATNRSVALQIRTALQRGELWQGETPLRRKDGSVIYTHSTIVPLFDAKGAWKGSISVRTDISRTRQLLAERDVAESLHELRDDIWIVHAESEKFAYVNAAARRRLGWKNEEIEQHALGEFSQDPGGKAIRAACRRLVERHETSVQFEETLLGVPFHISIKFVQNDHEKARFLIVLNDISARLEQERRQGEFISTVSHELRSPLTSIKGAMGLMLSNATGDLPGKAISLLEIAHRNADRLVLILNDILDLEKISAGKLEFTLDDVDLSDLVRETQQANATIGQRFAIKMEIEGADAPMPVTTDPNRVMQVLNNLVSNACKFSKAGDTVAIRIRDEGEHIRISVRDQGQGIPLEDQHKIFEKFADLANSSRATKGGTGLGLSICKAIVQNLGGTIGFNSQEGVGTTFYFVLPKQHPIKAETSNEPKLRVAS comes from the coding sequence ATGGCACAGCGTCTGGGGGCATTGGACCGTCATGCGATGGTCAATATCGTCAATGAAAAACACCAGTTAAGCGAAGTGAACGACCTGTTTCTTGAAAGAACCGGGTACACGCGCGACGAGCTGGTCGGTGAACAGGTTTTGAAAATTTACGATGCCACCAACCGTTCGGTGGCGCTTCAGATTCGCACGGCCTTGCAGCGCGGCGAACTCTGGCAGGGTGAAACGCCTCTGCGCCGCAAGGATGGCTCGGTTATCTACACTCACAGCACAATTGTGCCGTTGTTTGACGCCAAAGGCGCATGGAAAGGCTCGATTTCCGTGCGCACCGACATTTCGCGCACGCGGCAGCTGCTGGCTGAACGCGATGTGGCCGAAAGCTTGCACGAACTGCGCGACGATATTTGGATCGTGCACGCCGAGAGTGAAAAATTCGCTTACGTCAACGCTGCGGCCCGCCGTCGTCTGGGCTGGAAGAACGAAGAGATCGAGCAGCACGCCCTGGGCGAATTCTCCCAGGATCCTGGCGGCAAGGCCATTCGGGCCGCATGTCGCCGTTTGGTAGAGCGTCATGAAACCTCGGTGCAGTTCGAAGAAACGCTGCTGGGTGTACCGTTCCACATCAGCATCAAGTTCGTGCAGAACGACCATGAAAAGGCACGCTTCCTGATTGTTCTGAACGACATCTCGGCGCGGCTTGAGCAGGAACGCCGGCAGGGCGAGTTTATCTCGACTGTCAGCCACGAACTGCGCTCGCCGTTGACGTCGATCAAGGGCGCGATGGGGTTGATGTTGTCCAACGCCACGGGCGATCTGCCCGGCAAGGCGATAAGCCTGCTGGAAATTGCGCACCGCAACGCTGACCGGCTGGTTCTGATCCTGAACGACATTCTGGACCTTGAAAAGATTTCGGCCGGCAAGCTGGAATTCACTCTGGACGACGTCGACCTGAGCGATCTGGTCCGCGAAACCCAACAGGCCAATGCCACGATCGGCCAGCGTTTTGCCATCAAAATGGAAATTGAGGGTGCGGATGCCCCCATGCCAGTGACCACCGATCCCAACCGCGTGATGCAGGTGCTGAACAATCTTGTGTCCAACGCCTGCAAGTTTTCGAAAGCCGGTGACACGGTTGCGATCCGTATCCGCGACGAAGGCGAACATATTCGCATTTCTGTACGCGATCAGGGGCAGGGGATCCCGCTGGAGGATCAGCACAAGATTTTTGAAAAATTTGCTGATCTTGCAAATTCGTCCCGCGCGACCAAGGGCGGAACAGGTCTGGGTCTGAGTATTTGCAAGGCAATTGTCCAGAACCTCGGGGGCACCATCGGCTTCAACAGTCAGGAAGGTGTCGGCACGACATTCTACTTTGTTTTACCCAAGCAACATCCTATAAAGGCCGAAACCAGCAACGAGCCTAAATTGCGTGTGGCCTCTTGA
- a CDS encoding Hpt domain-containing protein, giving the protein MDGTMDMVSGLEKIRERFLDLLVTRQQSIAHHAVLAYESLSLEEVNGNLAAARDILHQIAGTAGSLGFDDLGIAARTCENDIISHLNGPDNDLALCPDALLVQIDEFVEQCKGLLR; this is encoded by the coding sequence ATGGATGGCACTATGGACATGGTCTCGGGGCTGGAAAAGATCCGGGAACGGTTTCTTGACCTTCTGGTGACGCGCCAGCAAAGCATCGCACACCACGCGGTACTGGCTTACGAAAGCCTGTCACTGGAAGAGGTGAACGGAAATCTGGCGGCGGCGCGTGACATTCTGCACCAGATCGCGGGCACCGCCGGTTCGCTTGGATTTGATGATCTGGGGATCGCGGCACGCACCTGCGAGAATGACATCATTTCGCATCTGAACGGTCCCGACAATGATCTGGCACTGTGCCCTGATGCACTGTTGGTGCAGATCGACGAGTTTGTAGAACAATGCAAGGGTTTACTGCGCTAG
- a CDS encoding response regulator, whose product MIKILHVEDDADIREIAQLALGLSDDFEVVQSASGEEALLVVQAFTPDVLLLDVMMPGMTGRQTLEKLRQIPALEKTPAIFMTARAQNAEVEELRALGAAEVISKPFDPMLLGDQIKAALKAFA is encoded by the coding sequence ATGATTAAAATACTGCATGTAGAAGACGACGCCGACATTCGGGAAATTGCCCAGCTCGCGCTTGGCCTGTCCGACGATTTCGAGGTTGTGCAAAGCGCCTCGGGCGAGGAAGCCTTGTTGGTGGTTCAGGCCTTTACACCTGATGTATTGTTGCTGGATGTGATGATGCCGGGCATGACCGGCCGTCAGACGCTTGAAAAATTGCGCCAGATTCCCGCGCTGGAAAAAACTCCGGCGATTTTCATGACCGCACGGGCGCAAAACGCCGAGGTTGAAGAGCTGCGCGCGCTGGGTGCGGCCGAGGTGATCAGCAAGCCCTTTGATCCTATGTTGTTGGGCGATCAGATCAAGGCCGCGCTCAAGGCTTTTGCCTGA
- a CDS encoding DeoR/GlpR family DNA-binding transcription regulator has protein sequence MSQSLRKPEIIKIARREGRVTVDGLVDHFGVAPQTIRRDLTELADSGKLERVHGGAVLPSTTTNIGYSERRELNQAAKVDIARICARQIPNDCSVFLNIGTTTEAVAAELLHHQGLLVVTNNINIAMILSQNPSVEVVVTGGNLRRSDGGLIGDLATQTIRQFQFDHAVISCSALRDNGDLMDFDIQEVGVSKTIIAHSEEVFLVADGSKFERKAPARIASMAEVDVFFTNQPLSTACAEFCESVGTKVLYA, from the coding sequence ATGAGTCAATCCTTGCGCAAACCGGAGATTATCAAGATCGCGCGCCGCGAAGGCCGTGTGACGGTTGACGGGCTGGTCGATCACTTTGGTGTCGCCCCGCAGACCATTCGCCGCGACCTGACCGAGCTGGCAGATTCCGGCAAACTGGAACGGGTGCATGGCGGCGCGGTGCTGCCATCCACCACCACCAACATCGGGTATAGTGAACGCCGCGAGCTGAATCAGGCCGCGAAAGTCGACATTGCGCGCATCTGCGCCCGCCAGATCCCCAATGATTGCTCGGTCTTTCTGAACATCGGCACCACAACCGAAGCCGTTGCCGCCGAATTGCTGCATCATCAGGGCCTGCTGGTTGTGACCAACAATATCAACATTGCCATGATCCTGTCGCAAAACCCCAGCGTCGAAGTGGTGGTGACAGGCGGCAACCTGCGCCGGTCTGATGGCGGGTTGATCGGGGATCTGGCGACACAGACGATCCGCCAGTTCCAGTTCGATCATGCGGTGATCAGCTGTTCGGCGCTGCGTGACAACGGCGATCTGATGGACTTTGACATTCAGGAGGTGGGCGTCAGCAAAACCATCATCGCCCATTCAGAAGAAGTGTTTCTTGTGGCGGACGGATCCAAGTTCGAACGCAAGGCCCCTGCCCGCATCGCGTCGATGGCCGAGGTTGATGTGTTCTTTACCAATCAACCCCTTTCGACGGCCTGCGCCGAATTCTGCGAAAGTGTCGGTACAAAGGTTCTCTACGCATAG